DNA from Pirellulaceae bacterium:
AACATCACCACCTTAGGCCGTGGCGGTAGCGATACGACCGCCGTGGCTCTGGCTGCGGTACTGCTGGCTGACGCTTGCGAAATTCATACCGATGTCGATGGTGTCTACACCACAGATCCGCGGCAATTGCCGGAAGCTCGGCACATGAGCCAGATCAGTTACGATGAAATGCTGGAGCTAGCTAGCTTGGGCGCAGGCGTCATGCACAACCGATCGATTGAATTCGCTAAGAAATACGGAGTACCGATCCATGTGCGAAGTAGTTTCAGCGATACGTTAGGGACTCTGATAGTCAGCGAGAGTGAATCACCGACGACAGCTGTGTGTGGTGCGGCTATGACGCGCGATGAAGCGCGGATCACAGTGCAAGGTGTACCCGACGTACCTGGGATGTCCCTTCGCATTTTCCAATTGTTGGCCGACCATAAAATCGACGTCGACATGATCGTCCAAAACGTGGGAGATGAAAGTCGCGCTGATGTGTCGTTCACGGTACTCAAGCAAGAACTGAAAAAAGCCCAGAACGTCATTGATCACGCCGTTCAGTTGGTCGGTGCGACGGGGGCGACGTATGACGATCAAGTTTCCAAGGTCAGCGTGGTGGGACTGGGCATGGCAGCCCAAACGGGCGTGGCCCGAAAAATGTTCCAAGCCCTGGCCGATGGGAACATCAACATTCAAATGATTACAACCAGCGAAATCAAGATTTCGGTGCTGGTATCGCGCCAGCAAGCTTCTGCCGCGCTCCGCGCCGTGCATCAATCGTTTGAACTTGGCCAACGACCCGCCGACGCCGTTCAATGGCAGACCCTGCCGTCACGTAAGGCCAGCCAGGCCGACCTGGACAAGTTAGTCCATGATCTGCAAGCCGCTGACATGGAGCAGCTACGACTGAGCGATATTAGTTTGACCGACGATCAGGCGCGGATCACGCTGTCTGGTGTCCCCGACTCGCCTGGACTAGCTGCGGACGTGTTTGGCGCTGTCGCCTCAGCGGGTGTCCTGGTAGACATGATCGTGCAGAGCTGTGACGGTTATCAAGGAATTACCAGCATCAGCTTCACCATTCCCCGCAATCAATACGATGCCTGCATGCAGGTTGTCGACCAGCTCAAACAGCAATTCAAAATTGGAAATATCGCGGGCTGTCGCGAAATTAGTAAGTTATCGGTAAGCGGGATTGGCTTGCGTAGCCACACCAGCGTAGCCATTGGCATGTTTGAAGCATTGGCGTCAGCCGGGGTCAACGTTAACATGATCAACACCAGCGAGTTGCGGGTGAACGTCGTGGTCGACAGTCGCTTCGGGCAACGCGCTCTCAGCAGCCTAAAAGAACGCTTCAAGAATGCAGTCAGTTAGGCGATGTTCTACTGTGGTAGCTTGTCGTTGAGCCGCGCCAATTTGGCTTGCACGACTTTCCATTGCTTGACGATTTCACTCACTACCTGAGCCCCCGGCTGGGCATCGTCAGGACGCACGATTTTACCTCGGCTCGGCTGCGCGGCTGCCACTGATGTCGACCGCGTTATGGCCTGCGTCGCCGGTTGATCGAGTTCGACGTTTTCGACCAGCAGTTTGTGACCCGAGATCAATTTCCGCATGGCTGCGGATACTTGCTCGATGATTTGCGGCAGGCCACTCAGCATCGGATCCATGGTGGCCGACTTAACCAATGCAAAACTGC
Protein-coding regions in this window:
- a CDS encoding aspartate kinase → MALIVQKFGGTSVADPEKILAAARKAIRAQQDGNQVVVVVSAMGHNTDLLIDLAAQVSDSPPAREMDMLLSTGEQVSVALMAMAVHSLGSKAVSLTGAQMGIHTDSSFTKARIRRIEAERIRKLLSEGNIVIAAGFQGIDEDFNITTLGRGGSDTTAVALAAVLLADACEIHTDVDGVYTTDPRQLPEARHMSQISYDEMLELASLGAGVMHNRSIEFAKKYGVPIHVRSSFSDTLGTLIVSESESPTTAVCGAAMTRDEARITVQGVPDVPGMSLRIFQLLADHKIDVDMIVQNVGDESRADVSFTVLKQELKKAQNVIDHAVQLVGATGATYDDQVSKVSVVGLGMAAQTGVARKMFQALADGNINIQMITTSEIKISVLVSRQQASAALRAVHQSFELGQRPADAVQWQTLPSRKASQADLDKLVHDLQAADMEQLRLSDISLTDDQARITLSGVPDSPGLAADVFGAVASAGVLVDMIVQSCDGYQGITSISFTIPRNQYDACMQVVDQLKQQFKIGNIAGCREISKLSVSGIGLRSHTSVAIGMFEALASAGVNVNMINTSELRVNVVVDSRFGQRALSSLKERFKNAVS